ATCGCTTCGGCCGAGGTTCCCCGTTCGCGCCTGGGCATCGCCGAGCTGGAGAAGGAGCCGACACCGGAATGCCTCCCCAGGATCGTCCGTCAATTCCGTCAGGGAAAGTGCTCGCTCCAGATGCCGCACGGCGTCTTCGTACGCGATCGCGGCCAGTGCCGCGTCGCTGGCCCGCATGCAGTAGTCGATCGCCTTCTCCAGATCGCCGCCGGACGCCGCCTCGAAGAAATGGTGCGCCAGCTCCGGCAAGTGCTCGTCGATGCGCCGGGCGTACAGGCGCTCCAGCGCCTCGGCGATGCGCCGGTGGAGCTGCACGCGACGCGGCGTGCTTAGCTCGTCGTAGAGCGTCGCCCGGATCAGCGCGTTAGTGAAGGCGTAGGTGTTGCGCTCGCGCTCCGCGATGAGCTGCGCGCCGAGCGCCTCATCGAGCGCGTCCAGCAGGCCGTCTTCTGGCTCGTCACAGATAGCGCGCAGCTCGTCCCAGGTGAAGCCGCCGGTCATCGCCGACGCGCGGCCGAGCATGAGGTTGCAGGCATCGCTCAGCCGCGAAAGACGCCGGCCGATCACTTCCTTGATCCCCTCGGGGATGCCCATCTCCTCCATCGACGCGACCGTACCCACCCAGACACCGTCGCGCTGCACGAGCTTGCCGGTCTCGACGAGGTTGTTGAGCACCTCGCGGATGAAGAACGGGTTGCCCTCGCACTCATCGTGCAGCACTACGCCAGCGCGTGACGGCCGGCAGCCGTGGACTCGCTCGACTCGATGGCGGTGAGCAGCTCCTGCACCGACTCCTGCGTAAAGCCGCGGACGGCGATGCGCTCGTGGTGCTCCATGCGCCGCAGTGCCGCGAGCGTCTGCGCGAGCGGGTGCACGCGGTCGACCTCGACGTCGCGGTATGTCCCGACGATGACGATGCGCTGGTTGGCGCAGCCGCGTGGCACCTGCTCCAGCAGCGCCAGCGACGGCCGGTCGCACCAGTGCAGGTCGTCGAGGAAGATCACCAGCGGCTTCGTCTCGGCGGCGTTGCGCAGCCAGGCGTTGATGCTGTCGAAGAGCCGCGCCCGCTCCGCCTCCGGCTCGAGCTGCGGTGACTCTTCGAGATCGGGGATACGCCTGGGAATCTCAGGCAGCATCACGACGATGTCCGGCGCGCCCGGGCCCAGAGTGTCGCGGAGGTACTCCATAGTCACCTGCGGAATCGACGGACGCATCGCGGTCTAGAGTGGCGTCGCCCTGGCCGTCTGTACCTCCGATGGCGGGTGAGTTGACGTCGCTTGCCTGAATCACCTGGTGTTGACGCGAAGCTCGTCGGGGTCGCGGTACCTCATCCAGGCGATCGCTGGCTGCTCGATTCCAGTCATCGCCGCCATCGGACATCAAACGGACAGAACGCTCACCGACTTCGTTGCCGATCGCACCGTTCCCACGCCATCTGCTGCCGCGGAGATTTGTACTCCTTCGCGCCAGGAGCTTCGGGGGTGGGCGCAGCAGCGCGGTTTGCGATGTCGCGGT
The Dehalococcoidia bacterium DNA segment above includes these coding regions:
- a CDS encoding AAA family ATPase, which translates into the protein MEYLRDTLGPGAPDIVVMLPEIPRRIPDLEESPQLEPEAERARLFDSINAWLRNAAETKPLVIFLDDLHWCDRPSLALLEQVPRGCANQRIVIVGTYRDVEVDRVHPLAQTLAALRRMEHHERIAVRGFTQESVQELLTAIESSESTAAGRHALA
- a CDS encoding exodeoxyribonuclease VII large subunit, which translates into the protein MLTRSSSGSRYLIQAIAGCSIPVIAAIGHQTDRTLTDFVADRTVPTPSAAAEICTPSRQELRGWAQQRGLRCRGGRWSPPRLRHEKNADGLASGPASVR